The Arachis hypogaea cultivar Tifrunner chromosome 14, arahy.Tifrunner.gnm2.J5K5, whole genome shotgun sequence genome has a segment encoding these proteins:
- the LOC112742384 gene encoding fasciclin-like arabinogalactan protein 4, with product MPPSSSSSYSVSDLAIPHFTLKTTFIISYLAVALVAVAPLPSRSINITAVLSPFPDFSQFTALLAPISSDLAGRTSLSLLAVPNSRLSSAPHLSPSALPDVLRYHVLLQFLSLSDLHSLPPSGKLFTTLFQTTGRAPSNSGSLNLTRDPRNGIVTITSPYSPSSNATVLSLVKTLPYNVTVFSVDNLILPFGLDLMASETHPNLGLNITKALIDGKNFNVAASMLAASGVVEEFEADEGGAGITMFVPVDDAYADLPPAVSLQSLPADKKAVVLKFHVLHSYYPLGSLESVVNPLQPTLATEAMGAGSFTLNISRVNGSVAINTGIVQASVTQTVFDQNPVAIFGVSKVLLPREIFGKNPITTPKLGSTAPPPEDDALSPEGSPGAMDGQPSHLSSPPGFREDMQSNAAASGVRGSKFKSSIVVAVFVCCIGFCI from the coding sequence ATGCctccttcttcttcgtcttcttatTCTGTTTCTGATTTGGCTATTCCCCATTTTACCCTTAAGACAACCTTCATTATCTCCTACCTGGCGGTGGCGCTAGTGGCGGTGGCGCCCCTCCCCTCACGCTCCATCAACATTACCGCCGTCCTCTCCCCCTTCCCAGACTTCTCCCAATTCACCGCCCTCCTCGCCCCAATCTCGTCCGACCTCGCCGGCCGcacctctctctccctcctcgcCGTCCCAAACTCCCGCCTCTCCTCTGctccacacctctctccctccgCCCTCCCCGATGTCCTCCGCTACCACGTCCTCCTCCAATTCCTCTCCCTCTCCGACCTccactccctccctccctccGGCAAGCTCTTCACCACTCTCTTCCAAACCACTGGCCGGGCCCCCTCCAACTCTGGCTCCCTTAACCTCACCCGCGACCCTCGAAACGGCATCGTTACGATCACTTCCCCTTACTCCCCTTCCTCAAACGCCACCGTTTTGTCCTTAGTCAAAACCTTACCTTATAACGTCACTGTTTTCTCCGTTGATAACCTCATCCTCCCTTTCGGCCTCGATCTCATGGCCTCGGAGACTCACCCCAATCTAGGGCTCAACATCACCAAGGCCTTAATCGACGGCAAGAACTTCAACGTCGCCGCCTCCATGCTCGCAGCCTCCGGCGTCGTCGAAGAATTCGAGGCCGACGAGGGCGGCGCTGGAATTACTATGTTCGTCCCCGTCGACGATGCATACGCCGATCTGCCTCCAGCCGTTAGCTTGCAATCCCTTCCGGCGGATAAGAAAGCCGTCGTGCTCAAATTTCATGTGCTGCATTCGTATTACCCCTTGGGATCGTTGGAATCGGTGGTGAACCCTCTTCAGCCGACGCTCGCGACGGAGGCCATGGGTGCTGGGAGCTTCACGCTCAATATTTCCCGCGTGAACGGCTCCGTTGCGATCAACACTGGGATCGTGCAAGCTTCCGTGACGCAGACGGTGTTTGATCAGAACCCCGTGGCAATCTTCGGCGTCTCGAAGGTTCTGCTGCCGAGGGAGATCTTCGGGAAGAATCCGATCACGACGCCGAAGCTTGGATCGACTGCACCGCCTCCGGAAGACGATGCTCTGTCACCAGAGGGGTCGCCGGGGGCAATGGATGGCCAGCCTTCGCACCTCTCGTCGCCGCCCGGGTTCCGCGAGGACATGCAGTCCAACGCTGCTGCCTCCGGTGTTCGTGGTTCCAAATTCAAGTCTTCCATTGTTGTTGCTGTATTTGTTTGCTGTATAGGGTTTTGTATTTAG